The following coding sequences lie in one Mycobacterium sp. Z3061 genomic window:
- a CDS encoding DUF779 domain-containing protein, producing MIPGALITASAAELLVRLQDRHGPVMFHQSGGCCDGSSPMCYPRGDFLVGDRDVLLGVLDVGPEGVPVWISGPQYETWKHTQLVIDVVPGRGGGFSLEAPEGMRFLSRGRVFTETESELLQAQPMITGAAYERGERPSIRGHLVTDNAPGTCPAPPR from the coding sequence ATGATCCCGGGGGCGCTCATCACCGCCTCCGCCGCCGAACTGCTGGTGCGATTGCAGGACCGGCACGGGCCGGTGATGTTCCACCAGTCGGGTGGCTGCTGCGACGGGTCGTCGCCGATGTGTTACCCGCGCGGCGACTTCCTGGTGGGCGACCGCGACGTCCTGCTGGGTGTGCTCGATGTCGGTCCCGAAGGCGTGCCGGTGTGGATTTCCGGCCCTCAGTACGAGACCTGGAAGCACACCCAGCTGGTCATCGACGTGGTGCCCGGCCGCGGCGGCGGCTTCAGCCTGGAAGCGCCGGAGGGGATGCGATTTCTCAGCCGCGGCCGGGTCTTCACCGAGACCGAAAGTGAACTGCTGCAAGCCCAACCCATGATCACCGGCGCCGCGTACGAGCGTGGCGAAAGGCCGTCGATACGAGGCCATCTTGTGACCGACAACGCGCCGGGGACCTGCCCGGCACCGCCTCGGTAA
- a CDS encoding aldehyde dehydrogenase family protein: MPVFARPGTSGALMSYESRYGNFIGGEWVAPAAGRYFENPSPVTGQSFCEIPRSDETDIEKALDAAHGAAPAWGKTSPAERAAILNKIADRIEENTAALAVAEVWDNGKPIREALAADIPLAADHFRYFAAAIRAQEGALSQIDDDTVAYHFHEPLGVVGQIIPWNFPILMGAWKLAPALAAGNAIVLKPAEQTPASILFLMSLIGDLLPPGVLNVVNGFGAEAGKPLASSNRIAKVAFTGETTTGRLIMQYASQNLIPVTLELGGKSPNIFFSDVMAAGDDFQDKALEGFTMFALNQGEVCTCPSRSLIQSDIHDEFLELAAIRTKAVRQGDPLDSETMLGSQASNDQLEKILSYIEIGKGEGAKIITGGERAELGGDLSGGFYMQPTIFSGNNKMRVFQEEIFGPVVTVTSFDSYDDAIGIANDTLYGLGAGVWSRNGNTAYRAGRDIKAGRVWVNCYHVYPPHSAFGGYKQSGFGREGHLMALEHYQQTKNLLVSYSEKAQGFF, translated from the coding sequence ATGCCTGTCTTTGCACGTCCAGGGACTTCCGGGGCGCTGATGTCCTATGAGTCGCGGTACGGGAATTTCATCGGCGGCGAGTGGGTCGCGCCCGCTGCGGGCCGATACTTCGAGAACCCGTCGCCGGTCACCGGCCAGTCGTTCTGCGAAATCCCGCGATCCGACGAAACCGACATCGAAAAGGCACTGGATGCCGCACACGGCGCGGCCCCGGCCTGGGGCAAGACATCCCCGGCCGAGCGGGCCGCGATTCTGAACAAGATCGCCGACCGTATCGAGGAGAACACCGCCGCGCTGGCGGTGGCCGAGGTGTGGGACAACGGCAAGCCGATCCGCGAGGCGCTGGCCGCCGACATCCCGCTGGCCGCCGACCATTTCCGGTACTTCGCGGCCGCGATCCGGGCCCAGGAGGGCGCGCTGTCCCAGATCGACGACGACACCGTCGCCTACCACTTCCACGAACCGCTCGGCGTTGTCGGGCAGATCATCCCGTGGAACTTCCCGATCCTGATGGGCGCCTGGAAGCTGGCGCCGGCGCTGGCGGCCGGCAATGCCATCGTGCTCAAGCCCGCCGAGCAGACCCCGGCCTCGATCCTGTTCCTGATGTCGCTGATCGGTGACCTGCTGCCACCCGGAGTGCTCAACGTCGTCAACGGCTTCGGCGCCGAGGCCGGAAAGCCGCTGGCCTCGAGCAACCGGATTGCGAAGGTCGCCTTCACCGGTGAGACCACCACCGGGCGCCTGATCATGCAGTACGCCTCGCAGAACCTGATCCCGGTCACCCTCGAACTCGGCGGCAAGAGCCCCAACATCTTCTTCTCCGACGTGATGGCCGCCGGGGACGACTTCCAGGACAAGGCGCTGGAAGGCTTCACGATGTTCGCGCTGAACCAGGGCGAAGTCTGCACCTGCCCCTCGCGCAGCCTGATCCAGTCCGACATTCACGACGAGTTCCTGGAGCTGGCCGCGATCCGGACCAAGGCCGTCCGGCAGGGTGACCCGCTGGATTCCGAGACCATGCTGGGATCGCAGGCGTCCAACGACCAACTGGAAAAAATCCTGTCCTACATCGAGATTGGCAAAGGGGAGGGCGCCAAGATCATCACCGGCGGCGAACGCGCCGAACTGGGCGGCGACCTGTCCGGCGGTTTTTACATGCAGCCGACGATCTTCAGCGGCAACAACAAGATGCGGGTCTTCCAGGAGGAGATCTTCGGGCCGGTGGTGACGGTGACATCGTTCGACAGCTACGACGACGCGATCGGTATCGCCAACGACACCCTCTACGGGCTGGGGGCGGGGGTGTGGAGCCGCAACGGCAATACCGCCTACCGGGCCGGCCGCGACATCAAGGCCGGACGGGTGTGGGTCAACTGCTACCACGTGTACCCGCCGCACTCGGCCTTCGGCGGTTACAAGCAGTCCGGCTTCGGACGCGAGGGCCACCTGATGGCGCTCGAGCACTACCAGCAGACCAAGAATCTGCTGGTGTCCTATTCCGAAAAGGCACAGGGCTTCTTCTGA
- a CDS encoding putative holin, whose translation MIPLPRAWLLASGMLVGSAVGQLLAVASSLLIHARIRPDIAIALVVGIPAVVGLSVILFSGRRWVTMLGAAILALGPGWLGMLVALQVVSHG comes from the coding sequence GTGATCCCCCTCCCGCGTGCCTGGCTGCTGGCCAGCGGCATGCTCGTGGGTAGCGCGGTCGGACAGCTGCTGGCGGTGGCGTCCAGCCTCCTGATACATGCCCGGATCCGTCCGGACATCGCCATCGCGTTGGTGGTAGGGATACCCGCCGTGGTCGGACTGTCGGTGATCCTGTTCTCCGGGCGCCGGTGGGTGACCATGCTCGGCGCGGCGATTCTGGCGTTGGGGCCCGGCTGGCTGGGCATGCTCGTCGCCTTGCAGGTGGTCTCTCATGGCTGA